The Prinia subflava isolate CZ2003 ecotype Zambia chromosome 15, Cam_Psub_1.2, whole genome shotgun sequence genome contains a region encoding:
- the FAM81A gene encoding protein FAM81A: MAHRSPIFPTLAPSERRVRNIPLHSQALTAVPLASASLVDQLEDRILSHEKTTAALVEHAFRIKEDIVSTLHRMQNKGGGDRLARQLLEEHIRNITAIVRQLNRDIEMLQEQIRVRDNLSYGTNSTLKSLEMRQLSGLGDLRGRVARCDAGLARLSAEHKITYERLQSLSKDQHTSKLILESKIKEAEIQISHLLSRVEQSIMQQEAKLKIAYKESNQQLQVLDTKLKDAVEELSNQILSARSWLEQEHGRTEKELVQKIDQLSLTFKESTEMSERGIEMKFNQMAEKIERIEEMQRITMEAHETKQTEEKINIRIVKLQNEINEDIKEMKAEVNAGFAAIYESIGSLRQVLEAKMKLDRDELQKQIHQMKQEVPRWGEAGP, encoded by the exons ATGGCTCACCGAAGCCCAATCTTCCCAACTCTTGCCCCTTCTGAAAG GCGGGTCCGGAACATCCCGCTGCACAGCCAGGCGCTGACAGCGGTGCCGCTGGCGTCCGCCAGCCTGGTGGATCAGCTGGAGGACAGAATCCTGAGCCATGAGAAAACAACGGCGGCTCTTGTGGAACACGCGTTTCGCATTAAGGAGGACATTGTTTCCACGCTGCACAGAATGCAGAACAAAGGGGGGGGTGACCGGTTGGCAAGGCAACTCCTGGAGGAGCACATCCGAAACATTACGGCCATAGTGAGGCAGCTGAACCGGGACATCGAG ATGCTGCAGGAACAGATACGTGTCAGAGACAATCTCAGCTATGGAACAAATTCTACCCTGAAGAGTCTTGAAATGCGGCAGCTTTCTGGCCTGGGAGATCTTCGGGGAAGAGTTGCAAG GTGTGATGCTGGGTTAGCCAGGCTGTCTGCAGAGCACAAAATTACATATGAAAGACTTCAGAGTCTAAGTAAAGACCAACACACCTCCAAGCTGATCTTAGAATCTAAAATCAAAGAGGCAGAAATACAG ATTTCTCATCTGCTGAGCAGAGTAGAGCAATCGATAATGCAACAAGAAGCAAAGCTGAAGATTGCCTACAAAGAGAGCAACCAACAGCTGCAAGTCCTGGACACAAA ATTAAAAGATGCTGTTGAAGAGCTCAGCAATCAGATTTTGTCTGCACGGAGCTGGCTGGAACAGGAACATGGAAGAACTGAAAAAGAGCTCGTGCAAAAAATTGACCAACTCTCACTAACTTTTAAGGAAAGCACT GAAATGAGTGAGAGAGGTATTGAGATGAAATTCAACCAAATGGCAGAAAAAATTGAGAGAATAGAAGAAATGCAGAGGATAACCATGGAAGCACATGAAACAAAACAGACTgaagaaaagataaatattcGCATTGTCAAACTTCAGAATGAGATAAACGAAGatataaaagaaatgaaagctgaaGTTAACGCTG GGTTTGCAGCTATCTATGAGAGCATTGGGTCTCTACGGCAAGTTCTAGAAGCAAAAATGAAGCTGGACAGAGATGAACTGCAGAAGCAGATCCACCAAATGAAGCAGGAGGTTCCAAGATGGGGAGAGGCTGGACCATGA